A region of Sphingomonas sp. DNA encodes the following proteins:
- a CDS encoding dihydroneopterin aldolase codes for MTQNLATLDGLVPDRLQPKARKIVLEDYELKLDIGFHEFEVGNPQRLLVTVEVWVDERAFASTDSVSHAWDYDFLRSEIGRLVAGRRFNLQETLAREIYDLVAARRGVTALRISTRKPDIYPDCAGVGVEIASF; via the coding sequence ATGACACAGAATCTCGCCACGCTCGACGGCCTGGTGCCGGACCGGCTCCAGCCGAAGGCGCGCAAGATCGTGCTCGAGGATTATGAGCTGAAGCTCGACATCGGCTTCCATGAATTCGAGGTCGGCAATCCGCAGCGCTTGCTGGTGACGGTCGAGGTCTGGGTCGATGAGCGCGCCTTCGCTTCGACCGATTCGGTGTCGCATGCCTGGGACTATGATTTCCTGCGCTCCGAGATCGGCCGGCTGGTCGCGGGGCGGCGCTTCAATCTCCAGGAGACGCTGGCGCGCGAGATCTACGATCTGGTCGCGGCGCGGCGGGGCGTCACGGCGCTGCGCATCTCCACCCGCAAGCCCGACATCTACCCCGATTGCGCGGGCGTGGGGGTGGAGATCGCGTCCTTCTAG
- a CDS encoding SDR family oxidoreductase, with protein sequence MTQEFEGPRTAIVTGGAKRIGAALARALAADGWHVLVHCNRSRAEAEALAAEIGGSTVQAELADPGAADAIMAALDGLPPARLLVNSASRFALDSVGDFTVEGWDAHLDINLRAPALLSRAFAARVGEGPGLIVNLLDAKLAQPNPDFFSYTVSKMGLAGLTELCARAFAPAIRVCGIAPSVTMVSGPQSRDNFAQVHDLNALGRGVDVAEIVAALRFIVATPTYTGQTIVLDGGQRFLSLPRDVQFLSPSGDGQFLSPSGDGQFMEPK encoded by the coding sequence ATGACGCAGGAATTCGAAGGCCCGCGCACGGCGATCGTGACCGGCGGCGCGAAGCGGATCGGCGCCGCACTGGCCCGCGCGCTTGCCGCCGACGGCTGGCACGTGCTTGTCCACTGCAACCGGTCGCGCGCGGAGGCCGAGGCGCTGGCCGCCGAGATTGGCGGCTCCACCGTCCAGGCCGAACTGGCCGATCCGGGCGCCGCCGACGCGATCATGGCCGCGCTGGACGGGCTGCCGCCGGCGCGGCTGCTGGTGAACAGCGCCTCGCGCTTCGCGCTCGATTCGGTCGGCGATTTCACGGTCGAGGGCTGGGACGCCCATCTCGACATCAATCTGCGCGCGCCCGCCTTGCTCTCGCGCGCTTTCGCGGCGCGGGTGGGGGAGGGGCCGGGGCTGATCGTCAATCTGCTCGATGCCAAGCTTGCCCAGCCCAATCCGGACTTCTTCAGCTACACCGTCTCGAAGATGGGCCTCGCCGGCCTCACCGAGCTTTGCGCGCGGGCGTTTGCGCCGGCGATCCGGGTGTGCGGCATCGCGCCGTCGGTCACGATGGTGTCGGGCCCGCAGAGCCGCGACAATTTCGCGCAGGTCCACGATCTCAACGCATTGGGACGCGGCGTGGACGTGGCGGAGATCGTCGCCGCGTTGCGCTTCATCGTCGCGACGCCGACCTATACCGGCCAGACGATCGTGCTGGACGGGGGCCAGCGCTTTCTGTCGCTGCCGCGCGACGTTCAATTTCTGTCGCCCTCCGGCGACGGCCAATTTCTGTCGCCTTCCGGCGACGGCCAATTCATGGAGCCGAAATGA